The proteins below come from a single Manduca sexta isolate Smith_Timp_Sample1 chromosome 3, JHU_Msex_v1.0, whole genome shotgun sequence genomic window:
- the LOC119189304 gene encoding uncharacterized protein LOC119189304 encodes MNEVSSYRDPLMYNEWPVYTALPRAAPRFRYQYPTVPREAYGRVVTKAPPNVVRTPDYDEMFGMLNVPHTSGKILRYSGPSRPRGGPTFMVPPQRDRLGS; translated from the exons ATGAACGAAGTGAGCTCGTACCGCGACCCGCTGATGTACAATGAGTGGCCGGTCTACACAGCGCTGCCACGAGCCGCGCCCAG GTTCAGATACCAATATCCGACGGTACCACGCGAGGCATATGGACGAGTGGTGACTAAGGCGCCGCCGAACGTGGTGCGCACTCCTGATTACGATGAG ATGTTTGGAATGCTGAATGTGCCGCACACGTCCGGAAAAATTCTGCGATACTCGGGACCCTCACGACCTCGTGGTGGACCTACCTTCATGGTGCCACCACAGCGGGACAGGTTAGGatcataa